A segment of the Georgenia sp. M64 genome:
GAGGTGGTGGGGCTCATGTGCCTGCGGGTCTTCCTCACCGACCCGGCGGCGCGGTCCGGCTACGACGAGCTCGCGCCCGGCGCGCGCCGCCTCGGAGCGGCGTTCCAGAAGGTGAACTTCCTGCGCGACCTCGCCGAGGACCACGACGACCTCGGCCGCACCTACTTCCCCGGCCTGGACCCCGAGCACTTCGCCGACACCCACAAGGACGCGCTCCTGGACGACATCGACGCCGACCTCGCAGCGGCCGCGGCCGTGGTCCCGCTGCTGCCGCCGAGCAGCCGCCGGGCCGTGCGCGCGGCGCACGGCCTCTTCGCCGAGCTGTCCCGGCGTCTGCGCACCACCCCGGCCAGCCGGATCCGCGCCGAGCGGGTGCGGGTCCCCGGGCCGGTCAAGGCCCGCATCCTCCTCGCCTCGCTGCTCGGGGTGGGGGCGTGAGCGCCCGCACGGTCCCGGGCGTGCCGAGCGCCGGTGCCGCGCCGGACCGGCCGGCGACCGGTGCCGGCGCCCGGCCGCGCGCCGTCGTCGTCGGTGGCGGGATCGCCGGTCTGGCCTCCGCCGCCCTCCTGGCCCGCGAGGGGTACGAGGTGGACCTGCTCGAGCAGAACGACGAGCTCGGCGGCCGGGCGGGGTCCTGGGAGTCCGGCGGCTTCCGGTTCGACACCGGGCCGTCGTGGTACCTCATGCCCGAGGTCTTCGACCACTTCTTCGAGCTGCTCGGCACCTCGGCCGCCGAGCAGCTCGACCTCAGCGTCCTGGACCCCGGCTACCGGGTCTTCTTCGAGGACGGCTCCGCCCCCCTCGACATCCGGGCCGACCGGGCCGCGAACATCGCCACCTTCGAGTCGGTCGAGCCCGGCGCGGGACGCCGCCTCGAGGCCTACCTGGACTCCGCGCGGCAGGCCTACGACCTGGCGGTGCGCCGGTTCCTCTACACGACGTTCGCCTCGCCGCGGTCGCTGCTGCACCGCGACGTCCTGTCCCGGGCGCCGCACCTGGCCGAGCTCCTGCTCCGGCCGCTCGGCTCGTTCGTCGCCGCCCGGTTCCAGGACCCGCGCCTGCGCCAGGTGCTCGGCTACCCGGCGGTCTTCCTCGGCTCCTCGCCCGACCGGGCGCCCAGCATGTATCACCTCATGAGCCACATGGACATCGCCGACGCCGTGCGGTACCCCCAGGGCGGCTTCACCCGCCTCATCGAGGTCGTCGCCGCGCTGGCCGTCCGCGAGGGCGCGCGCCTGCACACCGGGGCGACGGTCACCGCGATCCTCACCGGCGCCGTCCCCGAGCGGGTGGGGCGACGCCGCGGCCTCGCCGCCGCCGCCCGCAGTTTGCGCGGGGGGCTCGGCGTGCGCGCCGGGGCGCGCGGGGTGCGCTACCGCACCGCCGACGGTGCGGAGCACACCATCCGGGCCGAGGTCGTCGTCGCCGCGGCCGACCTCCACCACGTCGAGACCCAGCTCCTCCCCGAGCGCCTGCGGACCTACCCGCAGCGCTGGTGGGACCGCCGGACCTCGGGCCCGGGCGCCGTCCTGCTCTACCTCGGCGTGCGCGGCAGCCTGCCCGAGCTCCCCCACCACTCGCTGTTCTTCACCACCGACTGGCAGAGCAACTTCGACGCCATCTTCGGCCGCTCCCCCCGGGTGCCGGACCCCGCGTCGTCGTACGTCTGCAAGCCGTCCCAGACCGACCCGACGGTCGCCCCGCCCGGCACGGAGAACCTCTTCGTCCTCGTGCCGGTCCCGGCCGACGTCACCCTGGGGCGCGGCGGCGTCGACGGCGCCGGCGACCCCGCCGTCGAGCGGATCGCCGACGCGGCCATCGACCAGATCGCCGCCTGGGCGGGCATCGAGGACCTGCACGAGCGCGTCGTCGTACGCCGCACGGTCGGGCCGGCGGACTTCGCCGCGGAGCTCAACGCCTGGTCGGGCGGGGTGCTCGGGCCCGCGCACACGCTCCGCCAGAGCGCCTTCCTGCGGGGGTCCAACGCCTCGCGCCGGGTGGCGGGGCTGTACTACGCCGGGTCGAGCACGATTCCCGGGATCGGGCTGCCGATGTGCCTCATCAGCGCCGAGATCATGCTGAAGCGGCTGCGTCACGACCACTCCACCGAGCCCCTGGCGGTCCCGCTGTGACGGGGTGGGAGTACCTGCTCGCCCTGGCCGTCTCGCTGGCGTCGATGGTGGTCATGGACCGCCGGTGGCGCCTCGTCCTGTGGCACCGGCCCCGCCGGGCGGCGGGGGTGCTCCTCGCCGGCGTGGCGTTCTTCCTCCTGTGGGACCTCACCGCGATCGCCCTCGGCTTCTTCGAGCGCGGCCAGTCGGCGGCGATGACCGGGATCGAGCTGCTGCCCGAGCTGCCGCTCGAGGAGCTGTTCTTCATCAGCTTCCTGTGCTACCTGACCCTGGTGCTGCACGCCCTCGCGCTGCGCCTGCTCCCGGCGCCCGCCGCCCGGCAGGGGGCGCAGCGATGACCTACCTCGGCCTGGGTCTGCTGTTCGTCGCCGTGGCCGTCGCGGTCCTGGTCGTGGCCTGGTGGACGGTGCGGCCGTCGCGGCGGTGGTGGCTCGCCACGGTGGTCACGGTCGTGGCGCTCGTGGTGCTCACCGTCGTGTTCGACTCCGTCATGATCGCCGCGGACCTCTTCCGGTTCGACGAGGCCGCGCTGACCGGCCTGCGCCTCGGCCTGGCGCCCGTGGAGGACCTGGCCTGGCCGGTGGCCGCCGGGCTCGGTCTGCCCGCGCTGGTGGCCCTGCGGGCCGGCCGGTCGGCGGCGACGTCGGCGGCCTCGGTCGGTCAGGCCACCGCGACCAACCGGACCACCGCGGCGGAAGCGACCGGGAGGGAGGCATGAGCGTGTCGCAGACAGGCGGCGTGAGCGCGGCCCTGCGCCAGGTCGTCGGCTCCTCCCGACCCGTCAGCTGGATCAACACCGCGTACCCCTTCGCGGCGGCGTACCTCCTGGCGGGCGGCGGCGTCGACGTCGCCCTCGTCGTGGGCACCCTGTACTTCCTCGTCCCGTACAACCTGCTGATGTACGGCATCAACGACGTCTTCGACTTCGAGTCCGACCTGCGCAACCCGCGCAAGGGCGGCATCGAGGGCATCGTCCTGGCGCGACGGTGGCACCGGGTCACCCTCTGGTCGGCGGTGCTGAGCAACCTGCCCTTCCTCGTCGCCCTCCTCCTCATGGGCACGGCGACGTCGGCGCTCGTGCTCGCGGTGAGCGTCTTCGCCGTGGTGGCGTACTCGGCACCCGGCCTGCGCTTCAAGGAGCGGCCCGTCCTGGACTCGGCCACCTCGGCGACGCACTTCGTCAGCCCGGCGGTCTTCGGGCTCGCCCTGGCCGGGGCCGCACCGACCGGGGCGGCGGTGGCGGCGATGGTCGCCTTCTTCCTCTGGGGCATGGCCTCCCAGGGCTTCGGCGCCGTCCAGGACGTCGTGGCGGACCGGTCCGCGGGCATCGGCTCGATCGCCACCTGGCTGGGCGCGGCCCGCACGGTCCGGCTGGCGATGGCGCTGTACGTCCTCGCCGGCGTGGTGGTCCTGGCCACCGGATTCCCCGGGGCGCTGGCCGGACTGCTCGTCGTGCCCTACGTCGTCAGCGTCGCCCCCTACCGGTCGCTGGTGGACGAGGACTGCGAGCGGGCGAACGGCGGCTGGCGCCGGTTCCTCTGGCTCAACATGGTGACGGGGTTCCTGCTCACCCAGCTGTTCATCTGGATCGCGCTGCGAGGCTGACCCGGCGCGTGCCCTGCGCGCCGAGCGGCGCCCGCCGGGCGCCGCTCCGGGCAGGCTCGGGCACGCCCGGTCGTGGCGTCGCTACGCCCGCTCGAGGTAGGCGGCGGTCTCCTCGTCGACGTGCCGGGCCAGCACCTCGGCGAGATCGGTGTGCGCGGCGAGCTCCGGGTCGGCCGCGACGACCGCACGCGCGGCCGCCCGGGCGGCGTCGATGATCTCGGCGTCCTTGGTCACGCGGAGCAGACGCAAGGAGGTGCCCCGCCCGGACTGGGCCGCGCCGAGGACGTCGCCCTCCCGCCGCATCTCGAGGTCCAGCTCCGCGAGGCGGAAGCCGTCCGCCGTCGCCGCGAACGCCTCGACCCGGGCGAAGGCGGGGCTGCCGGGCGCGGCCGCGGTGACCGCCATGCACACCCCCGGCCGGTCACCGCGGCCGATCCGGCCGCGCAGCTGGTGCAGCTGGGACAGGCCGAACCGTTCGGCGTCGAGGACGACCATGACGGTGGCGTCGGGGACGTCGACCCCGACCTCGATGACGGTGGTGGACACCAGCACCGGGGTCTCGCCGGTGGCGAAGGCGCGCATCGCGGCGTCCTTCTCCTCCCCGCTCAGGCGCCCGTGCATCTGCCCGACGGCGACCCCCGCCAGCGCCGGGACGGCGCGGAGCAGCTCGGTGACCTCCTCGACCGACGCCAGCGGCGGCCCCGCCGGCTTGGCGGCGTCGAGCAGGTCGGCCGGCACGTCGTCCGGGTCGCCGTCGGCCACGAGGGCCGCGTCGTCCGCCGCGTCGATCCGCGGGCACACGACGTAGGCGCGACCA
Coding sequences within it:
- the crtI gene encoding phytoene desaturase family protein; its protein translation is MAGLASAALLAREGYEVDLLEQNDELGGRAGSWESGGFRFDTGPSWYLMPEVFDHFFELLGTSAAEQLDLSVLDPGYRVFFEDGSAPLDIRADRAANIATFESVEPGAGRRLEAYLDSARQAYDLAVRRFLYTTFASPRSLLHRDVLSRAPHLAELLLRPLGSFVAARFQDPRLRQVLGYPAVFLGSSPDRAPSMYHLMSHMDIADAVRYPQGGFTRLIEVVAALAVREGARLHTGATVTAILTGAVPERVGRRRGLAAAARSLRGGLGVRAGARGVRYRTADGAEHTIRAEVVVAAADLHHVETQLLPERLRTYPQRWWDRRTSGPGAVLLYLGVRGSLPELPHHSLFFTTDWQSNFDAIFGRSPRVPDPASSYVCKPSQTDPTVAPPGTENLFVLVPVPADVTLGRGGVDGAGDPAVERIADAAIDQIAAWAGIEDLHERVVVRRTVGPADFAAELNAWSGGVLGPAHTLRQSAFLRGSNASRRVAGLYYAGSSTIPGIGLPMCLISAEIMLKRLRHDHSTEPLAVPL
- a CDS encoding prenyltransferase — translated: MSVSQTGGVSAALRQVVGSSRPVSWINTAYPFAAAYLLAGGGVDVALVVGTLYFLVPYNLLMYGINDVFDFESDLRNPRKGGIEGIVLARRWHRVTLWSAVLSNLPFLVALLLMGTATSALVLAVSVFAVVAYSAPGLRFKERPVLDSATSATHFVSPAVFGLALAGAAPTGAAVAAMVAFFLWGMASQGFGAVQDVVADRSAGIGSIATWLGAARTVRLAMALYVLAGVVVLATGFPGALAGLLVVPYVVSVAPYRSLVDEDCERANGGWRRFLWLNMVTGFLLTQLFIWIALRG
- a CDS encoding lycopene cyclase domain-containing protein — its product is MTGWEYLLALAVSLASMVVMDRRWRLVLWHRPRRAAGVLLAGVAFFLLWDLTAIALGFFERGQSAAMTGIELLPELPLEELFFISFLCYLTLVLHALALRLLPAPAARQGAQR
- a CDS encoding lycopene cyclase domain-containing protein, with translation MTYLGLGLLFVAVAVAVLVVAWWTVRPSRRWWLATVVTVVALVVLTVVFDSVMIAADLFRFDEAALTGLRLGLAPVEDLAWPVAAGLGLPALVALRAGRSAATSAASVGQATATNRTTAAEATGREA
- a CDS encoding squalene/phytoene synthase family protein, with the translated sequence MSLDHTTSTPARAIYDDVARRSAAVVISAYSTSFAWACRLLAEPVRTHVRNVYALVRIADEVVDDPAAAEAAHRGHVLTVLEEETYQALRTGYSTNLIVHAFAGTARACGIGPELLTPFFASMRADLAVHEHDRASLDTYVYGSAEVVGLMCLRVFLTDPAARSGYDELAPGARRLGAAFQKVNFLRDLAEDHDDLGRTYFPGLDPEHFADTHKDALLDDIDADLAAAAAVVPLLPPSSRRAVRAAHGLFAELSRRLRTTPASRIRAERVRVPGPVKARILLASLLGVGA